From one Anoplolepis gracilipes chromosome 8, ASM4749672v1, whole genome shotgun sequence genomic stretch:
- the LOC140669126 gene encoding uncharacterized protein, producing the protein MVARVLQANLNHARQAQDLFVHTLAERGCGLGIAAEPYQIPEHPSWVGDELGSVALTWRADARASLSATLVGKGKGWVAVRWGPVLVIGVYLPPSLDLSGFAERLLNEGGISTCVRERGESVVDLIWASPATLNKVLGWKVATEVETLSDHRYIVYGLVVTPEQVLQRRRLRETTSPRRWSTKKMNENAFMASILSATWLERGESGEADRDIE; encoded by the exons atggtgGCTCGGGTCCTGCAGGCAAATCTCAACCACGCCCGTCAGGCGCAAGACTTGTTTGTGCACACTCTGGCGGAGCGTGGTTGTGGTTTGGGCATTGCTGCGGAGCCGTACCAGATCCCCGAGCACCCTTCGTGGGTGGGGGACGAGTTGGGCTCCGTAGCCCTTACATGGAGGGCGGATGCTCGCGCCTCACTTTCCGCCACATTGGTGGGCAAGGGCAAAGGGTGGGTGGCGGTCAGGTGGGGACCCGTTTTGGTCATCGGGGTCTACCTGCCGCCTAGTCTGGACCTCTCAGGATTTGCTGAGAG GCTGCTGAACGAGGGAGGGATAAGCACCTGCGTACGGGAAAGGGGAGAGTCGGTGGTGGACCTTATCTGGGCCTCCCCAGCGACCCTCAACAAGGTGCTAGGGTGGAAGGTGGCCACGGAGGTCGAGACCTTGTCAGATCATAGGTACATAGTCTACGGCCTCGTGGTCACACCCGAGCAGGTGCTCCAGCGTCGACGGCTGAGAGAGACGACCTCTCCTAGGCGCTGGAGCACAAAGAAAATGAACGAGAACGCCTTTATGGCCTCGATCCTTTCGGCCACGTGGCTGGAGAGAGGAGAATCGGGAGAGGCCGATAGGGACATAGAGTAG